One stretch of Pseudoramibacter sp. DNA includes these proteins:
- the proB gene encoding glutamate 5-kinase: MNLTEAQILVIKIGTTSLTHENGTVDLHKMDQLARVLTDLENEGRRLILVSSGAIGCGMYRLRMSERPTTLEEKQMAASVGQGLLMELYHRSFDSYYQNIAQILLTKDVFYNKIKRHNAMHTFAALLREGIIPIVNENDVISTDEIEEERFGDNDRLSAMTANLIGADGLVILSDVDGLYDKDPYKNKDAVRIETVDTITSELMALADHSASDLGTGGMITKLEAARYAADRGIPTLITSGDDLNVLYQIVQGERVGTLFKARQKKGGEKSNQTKKQTQEEPKQEDGQ; the protein is encoded by the coding sequence ATGAATTTGACAGAAGCTCAAATTCTCGTGATCAAGATCGGGACGACGTCGCTGACTCACGAAAACGGCACCGTCGATCTGCACAAGATGGACCAGCTGGCCCGGGTGCTGACAGATCTGGAAAACGAAGGGAGACGGTTGATTCTGGTTTCGTCCGGGGCCATCGGCTGCGGCATGTACCGCCTGCGGATGAGCGAAAGGCCGACGACCCTCGAAGAAAAACAGATGGCCGCATCTGTGGGCCAGGGGCTGTTAATGGAGCTGTACCACCGTTCTTTTGACAGCTACTATCAGAACATCGCGCAGATTCTTTTGACGAAAGACGTGTTTTACAATAAAATCAAGCGCCACAACGCCATGCACACCTTTGCGGCGCTGCTTCGGGAAGGGATCATCCCCATCGTCAACGAAAACGATGTCATCTCGACCGATGAAATCGAAGAAGAACGTTTCGGAGACAACGACCGGCTGTCGGCGATGACCGCCAATTTAATCGGCGCGGACGGCCTCGTGATCCTGTCCGATGTGGATGGGCTGTACGATAAGGACCCTTATAAGAACAAAGACGCCGTTCGGATTGAGACGGTCGACACTATTACGTCGGAACTCATGGCCTTAGCCGACCACTCGGCATCGGACCTTGGCACCGGGGGCATGATCACGAAACTGGAGGCGGCGCGCTACGCCGCAGACCGCGGCATTCCGACGCTGATCACCTCCGGCGACGATTTGAACGTCCTGTACCAGATTGTTCAGGGCGAACGCGTCGGCACATTATTTAAAGCCCGCCAAAAAAAAGGCGGGGAAAAATCGAATCAGACAAAAAAGCAAACCCAAGAAGAACCTAAACAGGAGGACGGACAATGA
- the thiE gene encoding thiamine phosphate synthase codes for MNADKLAPEALRLYAITDRRWLGEKKLSDDVEAVLKGGATMLQLREKHLDTDDFQKEAAVIQKLCAAYHVPFIVNDNVDVAKAIGADGVHVGQSDMAAMDVRARLGSDKIIGVSVSTVKEALEAEREGADYLGVGAVFATGTKDDASAVSHETLKAICDAVAIPVVAIGGITADNLPELSGTGICGVSVISALFAQADPFHAAKTLRTLSDRCFPQT; via the coding sequence ATGAACGCAGATAAACTCGCACCGGAAGCACTGAGACTTTACGCCATCACCGACCGAAGATGGCTCGGCGAAAAAAAGCTGTCCGACGACGTGGAAGCGGTTTTAAAGGGCGGGGCGACCATGCTCCAGCTCCGGGAAAAACACCTGGATACAGATGATTTTCAAAAAGAAGCCGCTGTCATTCAGAAGCTCTGTGCGGCGTATCACGTGCCTTTTATCGTCAACGACAACGTGGACGTGGCCAAGGCCATCGGGGCTGACGGCGTGCACGTGGGGCAGAGCGACATGGCGGCAATGGATGTGCGGGCCCGGCTCGGCAGTGACAAGATCATCGGCGTGTCGGTCTCGACAGTAAAAGAGGCGTTGGAAGCAGAGCGGGAAGGCGCCGATTATCTCGGCGTCGGCGCGGTTTTCGCGACCGGGACCAAAGACGACGCCAGCGCAGTCAGCCATGAGACCCTCAAGGCGATCTGCGATGCGGTGGCGATTCCAGTGGTCGCCATCGGCGGGATCACGGCGGACAATCTGCCCGAACTTTCCGGCACCGGCATCTGCGGCGTTTCGGTCATCTCAGCGCTGTTCGCCCAGGCCGATCCCTTCCATGCGGCAAAGACCCTGCGGACCCTCTCAGACCGCTGCTTTCCGCAAACTTGA
- the thiM gene encoding hydroxyethylthiazole kinase, with protein sequence MLGQYVTETRKKHPLIHCITNYVTVNDVANVILACGGSPIMADEADEVEDITAICQGLTLNIGTLNHRTVQSMLIAGKKAKSLGHPVVLDPVGAGASSLRTRAAAMILEEVEPEVIRGNISEIRALANHSGKAKGVDADEKDAVDASNLDEVLAFLQAFAQKTGSVVAATGATDLVCDGKNAYIIHNGRAEMSRITGTGCQLSGMTAAFAASAPAEKRLEAVAAAVCTMGAAGEIAYGHLAPYEGNATYARRIIDAVNHMDEADLNKEARYERR encoded by the coding sequence ATGTTAGGACAATATGTAACCGAAACCCGCAAAAAACATCCGCTGATTCACTGCATCACCAATTACGTCACAGTGAACGACGTGGCCAATGTGATCCTCGCCTGCGGGGGGAGTCCGATCATGGCCGACGAAGCGGACGAAGTGGAAGACATCACCGCCATCTGCCAGGGCCTGACGCTGAACATCGGGACATTGAACCACCGGACGGTGCAGAGCATGCTCATCGCCGGGAAAAAGGCCAAAAGCCTGGGACATCCCGTGGTGCTGGACCCCGTGGGCGCTGGGGCCAGCTCGCTGAGAACCCGGGCGGCGGCGATGATTTTAGAGGAAGTGGAACCGGAGGTGATCCGGGGCAACATTTCGGAAATCAGAGCCCTCGCGAATCACTCTGGCAAGGCAAAAGGGGTGGACGCCGACGAAAAAGACGCCGTGGACGCGTCGAATTTAGACGAAGTCCTCGCCTTTCTGCAGGCTTTCGCCCAAAAGACCGGCAGCGTCGTCGCGGCCACCGGGGCGACGGATCTGGTGTGCGACGGCAAAAACGCTTATATCATTCACAACGGCCGCGCTGAAATGAGCCGCATCACCGGCACAGGCTGTCAGCTTTCGGGGATGACAGCGGCCTTTGCCGCGTCGGCGCCGGCAGAAAAACGGCTGGAAGCCGTGGCGGCGGCCGTATGCACCATGGGCGCAGCCGGAGAAATCGCCTACGGCCATCTGGCACCCTACGAAGGCAACGCGACCTACGCCAGACGCATCATCGACGCTGTGAACCACATGGATGAAGCAGATTTGAATAAGGAGGCCAGATATGAACGCAGATAA
- the cysK gene encoding cysteine synthase A yields MIYQNILEAVGHTPLVQLNHMTAPEDARILVKVEALGVGGSIKTRTALRMIEGAEKRGDLKPGSVIVEPTSGNQGIGLAMVGAVKGYDVVIIMPDSVSEERRKLIRQYGAKLILEHDDGDIGACIARCIERAKAMVAEDSRCYMPNQFANVDNRRAHYEGTGREIAEQADGPIDAFCSGFGTGGTITGIGKALRKVYPDVLICAAEPEHAALLSGGKIGSHLQMGIGDGVMPPILDKSLIDEIEIVTDEQAIATSRKLARKEGLLCGISSGTNVFVAQKLAKRLGKGKTVVTVLPDTGERYFSTPLFED; encoded by the coding sequence GTGATCTATCAGAATATTTTAGAGGCGGTGGGCCACACCCCCCTCGTTCAGTTAAACCATATGACGGCGCCGGAAGACGCGCGCATTCTCGTGAAAGTGGAAGCCCTGGGGGTCGGCGGCTCGATCAAGACCCGCACAGCCCTGAGAATGATCGAAGGGGCGGAAAAACGCGGCGACCTAAAGCCGGGATCAGTGATCGTGGAGCCTACCAGCGGCAACCAGGGCATCGGCCTGGCCATGGTGGGCGCGGTGAAGGGCTATGACGTGGTGATCATCATGCCCGATTCCGTCAGCGAAGAACGGCGCAAGCTCATCAGGCAGTACGGCGCGAAGCTCATTCTGGAACACGACGACGGAGACATCGGCGCCTGCATCGCCCGCTGCATCGAAAGGGCCAAGGCCATGGTGGCCGAAGATTCCCGCTGCTACATGCCCAACCAGTTCGCCAATGTGGACAACAGGCGGGCCCATTACGAAGGCACCGGCCGGGAAATCGCCGAACAGGCGGACGGGCCCATCGACGCGTTCTGCTCCGGCTTTGGCACCGGGGGCACCATTACCGGCATCGGCAAGGCCCTGCGGAAAGTGTACCCGGACGTGCTGATCTGTGCTGCAGAACCGGAACACGCGGCGCTGCTCTCAGGCGGGAAAATCGGCTCCCACCTGCAGATGGGCATCGGCGACGGCGTCATGCCGCCGATTCTCGACAAAAGCCTCATCGACGAAATCGAAATCGTCACCGACGAACAGGCGATTGCGACGTCCAGGAAACTGGCCCGGAAAGAAGGACTCTTGTGCGGCATCTCATCGGGCACTAACGTGTTTGTGGCCCAGAAGCTCGCAAAGCGCCTGGGAAAGGGCAAAACCGTGGTCACCGTGCTGCCGGACACCGGCGAACGCTATTTCAGCACCCCGCTTTTCGAAGATTAA
- a CDS encoding formate/nitrite transporter family protein: MYQKEVDAAANAAAAKSGMLGRNPGGYFVLSMLAGAYIGFGNILINVVGGLMNGAPGTKVVMGAAFGIALSLVVIAGAELFTGNNLVMSIGVMKKKVTLGDAVKLWIVCWIGNLAGSFLLAALFHFSGLNVPAVATFLATGAAAKMAAPFGQLVIRGILCNVLVCLAIWSSFRTQNDVAKLIMVFWCLFAFVICGYEHSVANMTQLSVALFDPAGQAVSVGGYFYNLLSVTLGNMIGGIAFVALPYYAGQLKDSQA, from the coding sequence ATGTATCAGAAAGAAGTGGACGCAGCGGCCAATGCGGCGGCAGCAAAGAGCGGGATGCTCGGCCGCAATCCCGGCGGTTATTTTGTGCTGTCGATGCTCGCAGGGGCGTATATCGGATTTGGAAATATTTTAATCAATGTGGTCGGCGGCCTCATGAACGGAGCGCCGGGAACCAAAGTGGTCATGGGGGCCGCCTTTGGCATCGCCCTGAGCCTAGTCGTCATCGCCGGGGCAGAGCTGTTTACCGGCAACAACCTCGTGATGTCCATCGGGGTCATGAAGAAAAAAGTGACCCTCGGGGATGCGGTGAAGCTGTGGATCGTGTGCTGGATCGGCAACCTCGCCGGCTCTTTTCTGCTGGCGGCCCTGTTTCATTTTTCGGGGCTCAACGTTCCGGCGGTCGCGACGTTTTTAGCCACAGGGGCCGCGGCGAAGATGGCCGCGCCCTTCGGCCAGCTGGTCATCCGCGGGATTCTATGCAACGTCCTCGTCTGTCTGGCCATCTGGAGCTCCTTCAGAACCCAGAATGACGTCGCGAAGCTCATCATGGTGTTCTGGTGCCTGTTCGCTTTTGTCATCTGCGGCTACGAACACAGCGTGGCCAACATGACCCAGCTCAGCGTGGCGCTGTTCGACCCGGCGGGCCAGGCCGTTTCCGTCGGCGGGTATTTCTACAACCTGCTGAGCGTCACCCTCGGGAACATGATCGGCGGCATCGCCTTCGTCGCCCTGCCGTACTACGCGGGTCAGCTCAAAGATTCACAGGCCTAA
- a CDS encoding EFR1 family ferrodoxin (N-terminal region resembles flavodoxins. C-terminal ferrodoxin region binds two 4Fe-4S clusters.), whose product MIYYFSATGNSQYAAEKIAAATGDMARFITAKGGGSGNPNQFGFVTPTYAWELPSLCRDFLKRGAFTIPADAYVFIVSTCGVTPGASGAEAKHLLNKRGIAADALFSVQMPDTWTPIFDLSDPAKNAAVNAKADQALDAIIKQIQKQEHGNFQSRAMPRGVRIVTHPIYEGLRQTFHFRVEDACIGCGLCAKSCPDQAITLRRGRPVWTKTRCAMCLRCLHRCPVFAIQYGFKTKGHGQYVHPPYKN is encoded by the coding sequence ATGATTTATTATTTTTCAGCCACAGGGAACAGCCAGTACGCTGCCGAAAAGATCGCGGCGGCCACCGGGGACATGGCCCGGTTCATTACCGCCAAAGGCGGCGGTTCCGGCAATCCAAACCAATTCGGCTTCGTGACGCCGACCTACGCCTGGGAACTGCCCAGCCTGTGCCGGGACTTTTTAAAACGCGGCGCTTTTACAATTCCGGCAGATGCCTACGTCTTCATCGTCTCCACCTGCGGGGTGACCCCCGGCGCGTCCGGCGCCGAAGCGAAGCATTTGCTAAATAAGCGGGGCATTGCCGCCGACGCCCTGTTCAGCGTGCAGATGCCCGACACCTGGACGCCGATTTTCGATCTCAGCGACCCGGCAAAAAACGCAGCGGTCAACGCCAAGGCCGACCAGGCCCTCGACGCGATCATCAAACAAATCCAAAAACAAGAACACGGCAATTTCCAATCCCGCGCCATGCCCCGGGGCGTCCGCATCGTGACCCACCCCATCTACGAGGGCCTGCGCCAGACCTTCCACTTCCGCGTCGAAGATGCGTGCATCGGCTGCGGCCTGTGCGCCAAGTCCTGCCCGGATCAGGCCATTACCCTGCGCCGGGGCCGCCCGGTCTGGACCAAGACCCGATGCGCCATGTGCCTGCGCTGCCTGCACCGCTGCCCGGTCTTCGCCATTCAGTACGGCTTTAAGACCAAGGGCCACGGCCAGTACGTGCATCCGCCTTATAAAAATTAA
- a CDS encoding DNA methyltransferase has product MNQTEQKAAAKAFADRWAGRGDEKQDTQSFWNELLRTVYGVDNTEEYIKYEKRAKIDKDTKFIDGYIPATKVLIEQKGAKIDLNKAERQSDGQMLTPFQQGRRYILGLKQSEYPKWIVTCNFKAFHIHDMDRPNDAPQVVYLKDLPKEFERLTFLIDLENKNTKREEELSKGAGALVGKIYDAFLKQFEAVREPTASDLRSLNVLCVRLVFCYYAEDAGLFQSAHSFRDYLDSFNPHHLQQGLKDLFAILDTAEPDRDPFAAPELLAFPYVNGRLFRDENQPITIPPITEEIKKELLDADDFDWSDISPTIFGAVFESTLDSKMRRKGGMHYTSIENIHKVIDPLFLDDLKVELKDILAITGEKKRDSALKNYQNKLASLTFLDPAAGSGNFLTESYRCLRKLENRVIAELHHGQTIMYDEKILNPIKVSIGQFYGIEINDFAVSVAKTALWIAESQMLQATEEIIQGDLDFLPLTTNANIVEGNALRIDWNDVVPKEKLDYIMGNPPFVANAGRVKSSEASSKGMQTSEQKEDKMNLFGKKGGNLNYVACWFKKAALYMKDTKIAVAFVATDSICQGQQTEPLWKPLFDDGIEINFAHQSFWWKSEASDSATVKVVIVGFSYQESEKHWLFSGDMKRSVKHINAYLVEADDVFIEKRRTPICDVSQMHRGSQPTDHGYFIFSEEEYKIQIQKEPFTKPFFRKYMMGKDFIERKPRYCLWLVGVTPGEIKKSKTIFNRVQQVKEFREKSSKAATRKKAETPQLFDENQQPNTNFVAIPKVSSGNRKYVPMDFMTPETVVGDKIYIIENASLYEFGIMTSNVQNAWMRTTCGYYGPSYSYSNTIVYNNFPWPSPDNKQKARIEETAQEILDARALYPDSSLADLYDETTMPKELRKAHRQNDRAVMLAYGFTHKDKDAASKWYTESETVAALMKMYQELTEKEPDKKKK; this is encoded by the coding sequence ATGAATCAAACTGAACAAAAAGCCGCCGCCAAGGCCTTTGCGGACCGCTGGGCCGGGCGCGGCGATGAAAAGCAGGACACCCAGTCTTTCTGGAACGAACTCCTGCGCACGGTCTACGGCGTCGACAACACCGAAGAGTACATCAAATACGAAAAGCGGGCCAAAATCGACAAAGACACGAAGTTTATCGACGGCTACATTCCGGCGACGAAGGTGCTCATCGAACAGAAGGGTGCGAAGATCGACCTCAACAAGGCCGAACGCCAGTCCGACGGCCAGATGCTCACCCCTTTCCAGCAGGGGCGCCGCTATATTCTCGGCCTGAAGCAGTCGGAATACCCGAAATGGATCGTGACCTGCAATTTCAAAGCGTTTCACATTCACGACATGGACCGCCCCAACGACGCGCCCCAGGTCGTCTATCTCAAAGATCTGCCGAAAGAATTTGAACGGCTGACCTTTTTAATCGACTTGGAGAACAAAAACACAAAGCGCGAAGAAGAACTTTCCAAAGGCGCCGGCGCCCTCGTGGGCAAAATCTACGACGCCTTTTTAAAACAGTTTGAAGCGGTGCGGGAACCGACGGCGAGCGATCTCCGCAGCCTCAATGTGCTCTGCGTGCGCCTGGTGTTCTGCTACTACGCCGAAGACGCCGGACTGTTCCAGTCGGCTCACAGCTTTCGGGATTATCTCGATTCTTTCAACCCGCACCATCTTCAACAGGGGCTTAAAGATTTATTTGCGATCCTCGACACCGCAGAACCGGACCGCGATCCCTTCGCCGCGCCGGAACTCCTCGCCTTCCCTTACGTCAACGGCAGACTGTTCCGGGACGAAAATCAGCCCATCACCATTCCGCCGATTACCGAAGAAATCAAAAAAGAACTCCTCGACGCCGACGACTTCGACTGGTCGGACATTTCCCCGACCATTTTCGGCGCCGTGTTCGAATCGACCTTGGACAGCAAAATGCGCCGGAAGGGCGGCATGCACTACACCTCTATCGAAAACATTCACAAAGTCATCGACCCGCTGTTTCTGGACGACCTCAAAGTCGAACTCAAGGACATTCTCGCCATCACCGGCGAAAAGAAGCGGGACAGCGCGCTGAAAAATTATCAAAACAAGCTGGCGTCCCTCACATTTTTGGACCCCGCCGCCGGTTCGGGCAACTTCCTCACGGAATCCTACCGCTGTCTGAGAAAGCTCGAAAACCGCGTCATCGCCGAGCTGCATCACGGGCAGACGATCATGTACGACGAAAAGATCCTGAACCCGATCAAAGTCTCTATCGGCCAGTTCTACGGCATCGAAATCAACGATTTCGCCGTGTCCGTCGCCAAAACCGCCCTGTGGATCGCCGAATCCCAGATGCTCCAGGCCACCGAAGAAATTATCCAGGGCGACCTCGATTTTCTGCCTTTGACCACCAACGCTAACATCGTCGAAGGCAACGCCCTGAGAATCGACTGGAACGATGTTGTGCCAAAAGAAAAGCTTGACTATATTATGGGAAATCCGCCGTTTGTTGCAAATGCAGGTCGTGTAAAATCATCCGAAGCAAGTTCTAAAGGTATGCAAACGAGCGAACAAAAAGAAGATAAAATGAATCTATTCGGTAAAAAGGGTGGAAATTTAAATTATGTTGCCTGCTGGTTTAAAAAAGCCGCACTTTATATGAAAGATACAAAAATAGCAGTAGCTTTTGTAGCCACAGATTCTATTTGTCAAGGTCAGCAAACAGAGCCTTTATGGAAACCATTATTTGATGATGGGATTGAAATTAACTTTGCACATCAATCTTTTTGGTGGAAATCCGAAGCTTCAGATTCTGCTACTGTTAAAGTTGTTATTGTCGGATTTTCATATCAAGAATCTGAAAAACATTGGCTTTTTTCTGGAGATATGAAACGTTCTGTTAAACACATTAATGCTTACTTAGTTGAAGCTGATGATGTATTTATCGAAAAACGCAGGACTCCAATCTGTGATGTTTCACAAATGCACCGTGGCAGTCAACCTACTGATCATGGATACTTTATTTTCTCAGAAGAGGAATATAAAATTCAAATTCAAAAAGAACCTTTTACAAAGCCTTTCTTCAGAAAATATATGATGGGAAAAGATTTTATCGAACGGAAACCGCGTTATTGTTTATGGCTTGTAGGAGTCACTCCTGGAGAAATAAAAAAGAGCAAAACTATTTTTAACAGAGTCCAGCAAGTGAAAGAATTCCGAGAAAAAAGCAGCAAAGCTGCCACACGAAAAAAAGCTGAAACACCCCAATTATTTGATGAAAATCAACAACCCAATACCAATTTTGTGGCGATTCCAAAAGTTTCATCTGGAAATAGAAAATATGTTCCTATGGATTTTATGACACCTGAAACTGTAGTTGGCGACAAGATATATATAATTGAAAATGCCTCTCTTTATGAATTTGGAATTATGACCTCAAATGTACAAAATGCTTGGATGCGAACTACATGCGGTTATTATGGGCCAAGTTACAGCTATTCGAATACTATTGTCTACAACAACTTCCCCTGGCCGTCGCCTGATAATAAGCAAAAGGCACGGATTGAAGAAACGGCTCAGGAAATTCTCGATGCCCGGGCGCTGTATCCGGATTCATCGCTTGCGGATTTGTATGACGAAACGACGATGCCGAAGGAACTTCGGAAAGCGCACCGGCAAAATGACCGCGCGGTGATGCTCGCCTACGGCTTCACCCATAAGGACAAGGACGCGGCGTCCAAATGGTACACCGAAAGCGAAACTGTCGCCGCGCTGATGAAGATGTATCAGGAACTGACGGAAAAAGAACCCGATAAAAAGAAAAAATAA
- a CDS encoding DUF262 domain-containing protein: MNLKKQFSLNTLIEEGLSRFSVITIELEPDRNAWENPQEIFESMNSLGKPLTLADLVRNYLLMGLSPEKQETLYNSYWLPIERELPGNLSNYIRDFMQLYSGASYKKATETNYKELYGIFKNIFQGQTSEAILQALFKYARFYAWILPNGQCGQEKVDKQLADMRILRVTTAYSFLLGLLAKWQDGAFTDRETADILDAFRIYCTRRRIMSLTSGENKNFPLLVRHLDELAESTDKRQTMFEVLAHQENNLRLPNDTEITNYMQTLNFYNFTYGKFILALIEEKITKCRPDITDQNTQVEHIMPQTLNTDWEKELGPNYEAIHQEWVNNIGNLTLIRHNQELSNKSFEQKKDVYENWSGLQIAKTMITNQDHWNEDTIRAREKWIVDFLLKDVLPIPDDMRKAHNYVMKRGRGLSFKKLGIIGENIQFIADPSISVKVVSDKEVEFEGAHWRMSPLTREIQTRRGVVNASGAYQGAQYWEYDGVKLADLID; the protein is encoded by the coding sequence ATGAATTTGAAAAAGCAGTTTTCGCTGAATACGCTCATCGAAGAAGGTCTGTCCCGATTCAGCGTCATTACGATCGAGCTTGAGCCGGATCGCAACGCCTGGGAAAATCCTCAGGAAATTTTTGAATCCATGAATTCTCTGGGCAAACCCTTAACACTGGCTGATCTGGTGCGCAATTATCTGTTAATGGGTTTGAGTCCGGAAAAGCAGGAAACGCTTTATAACAGCTATTGGCTGCCGATTGAAAGAGAGCTGCCGGGCAATTTATCGAACTACATTCGGGACTTTATGCAGCTCTATTCAGGCGCATCTTACAAAAAAGCAACGGAAACCAACTATAAAGAGCTCTACGGTATTTTTAAAAATATTTTTCAAGGTCAGACCAGCGAAGCGATTTTGCAGGCACTCTTCAAATACGCGCGTTTTTACGCCTGGATTTTGCCTAACGGGCAATGCGGACAGGAAAAAGTCGACAAACAGCTGGCTGATATGCGAATTCTGCGGGTGACGACGGCTTATTCTTTTCTGTTGGGACTATTGGCAAAATGGCAGGATGGCGCTTTTACGGACAGAGAAACAGCCGATATTCTCGACGCTTTTCGCATTTACTGTACACGCAGACGGATCATGTCGTTAACGAGCGGAGAAAACAAAAACTTTCCGCTGTTGGTGCGTCATTTAGATGAATTGGCAGAAAGCACTGACAAACGCCAGACCATGTTTGAAGTTCTGGCCCATCAGGAAAATAATCTTCGTCTGCCTAACGATACCGAAATTACGAATTACATGCAGACTTTGAATTTCTATAACTTTACCTATGGAAAATTCATCTTGGCGCTGATCGAGGAAAAGATCACCAAATGCCGCCCGGACATTACGGATCAAAATACTCAGGTTGAACACATCATGCCCCAGACTTTAAACACAGACTGGGAAAAAGAACTGGGGCCGAATTACGAAGCGATTCATCAGGAATGGGTCAACAACATCGGAAATTTGACACTGATCCGCCACAATCAGGAACTCAGCAACAAATCTTTTGAACAGAAAAAAGATGTGTATGAAAACTGGTCAGGTCTGCAGATCGCGAAAACGATGATCACGAATCAGGATCATTGGAATGAAGATACGATCCGCGCTCGGGAGAAATGGATCGTCGACTTTCTTCTCAAAGACGTTTTGCCGATTCCGGACGATATGCGCAAGGCCCACAATTATGTGATGAAAAGGGGCAGAGGCTTGTCCTTCAAGAAACTCGGAATCATCGGCGAAAATATTCAATTCATTGCCGATCCTTCGATTTCTGTTAAAGTTGTTTCAGATAAAGAGGTTGAATTTGAAGGCGCACACTGGCGAATGTCTCCTTTAACTCGGGAAATTCAGACAAGACGAGGCGTCGTCAATGCGTCGGGCGCGTATCAGGGCGCGCAGTATTGGGAGTATGATGGCGTGAAGCTTGCAGATCTGATTGATTAA
- a CDS encoding DUF262 domain-containing protein encodes MIPASMKLLEFLTNRTVTFFIPPYQRNYEWTSDQCEVFLDDVVKTAESNQKGNLTEHFFGSITYFKADTHFGEPDKLVLIDGQQRITTTMLFLAALRDISDDQSLKAYIDSDLLKNDKASGDKAYQSKAQTSRNGLGSLQGDRIERSGFRFRKNGERVSELSLFLQPFDEFEKAVFAEYAHRRRSVPIQRHYDRA; translated from the coding sequence ATGATTCCAGCTTCAATGAAGCTTTTAGAATTTCTGACCAATCGAACGGTCACTTTTTTCATTCCGCCTTATCAGCGCAATTATGAATGGACCAGTGATCAGTGCGAGGTTTTTCTGGACGATGTCGTTAAAACGGCAGAGTCCAACCAAAAGGGCAATTTAACGGAACATTTTTTCGGATCGATCACGTATTTTAAGGCAGACACGCATTTTGGCGAACCGGATAAATTGGTGCTGATTGACGGCCAGCAGCGCATTACGACGACGATGCTGTTTTTAGCGGCCCTTCGGGATATTTCGGATGACCAATCTTTGAAAGCTTATATCGACTCGGATTTGCTTAAAAATGACAAAGCATCCGGGGACAAAGCCTACCAAAGTAAAGCTCAAACAAGTCGAAACGGACTGGGCAGCCTACAAGGCGATCGTATTGAACGAAGCGGTTTCCGATTCAGAAAAAATGGCGAACGTGTATCGGAATTATCTCTTTTTCTACAACCGTTTGATGAATTTGAAAAAGCAGTTTTCGCTGAATACGCTCATCGAAGAAGGTCTGTCCCGATTCAGCGTCATTACGATCGAGCTTGA
- a CDS encoding DUF5684 domain-containing protein, whose translation MYSNYYQALGNITGGIFVVILIIAALLIVANWKIYEKAGVPGWGSIVPFYNAYLLYEITWGNGWFFLLNLLVLIPFVGPIVTAVITIITEYKLAQAFGQGAGFTIGLILLPNVFTLILGFGDYRYYGVPYNNPYQQ comes from the coding sequence ATGTATTCAAATTATTATCAAGCGCTTGGAAATATCACCGGCGGCATTTTCGTTGTGATCCTGATCATCGCGGCGCTGCTTATCGTCGCGAACTGGAAGATCTACGAAAAGGCCGGCGTGCCGGGATGGGGGTCCATCGTTCCGTTTTACAACGCCTACCTGCTGTACGAAATCACCTGGGGCAACGGCTGGTTCTTTCTGCTGAACCTTTTGGTTCTCATTCCTTTTGTGGGTCCGATTGTGACCGCAGTGATCACGATCATCACAGAATATAAGCTGGCTCAGGCTTTCGGACAGGGCGCCGGCTTCACCATCGGCTTAATCCTGCTGCCGAATGTCTTTACGCTGATCCTCGGCTTCGGCGACTACCGGTATTACGGCGTGCCGTACAACAATCCCTATCAGCAGTAA